One genomic window of Glycine max cultivar Williams 82 chromosome 16, Glycine_max_v4.0, whole genome shotgun sequence includes the following:
- the LOC100785546 gene encoding pentatricopeptide repeat-containing protein At5g15010, mitochondrial, producing the protein MIRIRSNLPLFSVVLSRISHNSIAVNHCHIVKKPLMGATFNFFDPFKSETFLAPQKFGFSVKPFSTSSSTRSLGASTDAPAHGALGDDDDDGDGDGDEDDDDHDNNKDKNDTHCSQLHLRDDGLAKDVKTILAIMHEVGSGPSQIKQKLEHCSIVLSPELVVEVLSRTRNDWEAAFTFFLWAGKQPGYAHSVREYHSMISILGKMRKFDTAWNLIEEMRGGRNGLSLVTPQTLLIMIRKYCAVHDVARAINTFYAYKRFNFRVGLEEFHSLLSALCRYKNVQDAEYLLFCNKDVFPLDTKSFNIILNGWCNLIVSTSHAERIWHEMIKRRIQHDVVSYGSIISCYSKSSKLYKVLRMFDEMKKRKITPDRKVYNAVIYALAKGRLVKEAVNLIGTMEGNDVTPDVVTYNSLIKPLCKAHKVDEAKQLFDEMLKRHLSPTIQTFHAFFRILRTKEEVFELLDKMKELRCYPTIETYIMLIRKFCRWCQLDDVFKIWDAMREDEISHDRSSYIVLIHGLFLNGKLEEAQRYYAEMQEKGFLPEPKTEEMLQAWVSGKQATEGQEKDLEPSQLENDTLKKKVKGIPSKFDRKKAFLREPETRRVTRERGFSFWEQ; encoded by the coding sequence ATGATCAGAATCAGATCTAACTTACCTCTTTTCTCTGTTGTGCTATCTCGCATCAGCCATAACTCAATCGCTGTTAATCATTGTCATATAGTAAAGAAGCCCCTTATGGGTGCTACTTTCAATTTCTTTGACCCTTTTAAGTCTGAAACTTTTTTAGCACCACAAAAGTTTGGTTTCTCAGTCAAGCCTTTTTCTACTTCATCTTCAACCAGAAGCCTTGGGGCTTCAACTGATGCCCCTGCACATGGGGCCTTGGgtgacgatgatgatgatggggaTGGGGATGGGgatgaggatgatgatgatCACGACAACAATAAAGATAAGAATGATACCCATTGTAGTCAGTTACATTTAAGGGATGATGGTCTTGCCAAAGATGTTAAAACCATTTTGGCTATAATGCATGAAGTGGGTTCTGGACCATCTCAAATTAAGCAGAAGCTTGAGCATTGCAGTATTGTTCTATCACCCGAGCTGGTTGTGGAGGTCCTTTCGAGAACTCGTAATGATTGGGAAGCAGCTTTCACTTTTTTCTTGTGGGCTGGCAAGCAACCGGGGTATGCTCATTCGGTTCGCGAGTACCATTCTATGATCTCCATCCTTGGCAAAATGAGGAAGTTTGATACTGCTTGGAACTTGATTGAGGAAATGAGAGGAGGTAGAAATGGTCTATCTCTTGTCACTCCGCAAACACTGTTGATTATGATAAGGAAATACTGTGCTGTACATGATGTTGCAAGGGCTATCAATACCTTCTATGCTTATAAACGGTTTAACTTTCGAGTTGGGCTAGAGGAATTTCATAGCCTTCTTTCTGCCCTTTGTCGGTATAAGAATGTGCAAGATGCTGAGTACTTACTGTTCTGCAACAAAGATGTATTCCCGTTAGACACCAAAAGCTTTAACATCATTCTGAATGGATGGTGTAATTTGATTGTTAGCACTAGTCATGCAGAAAGAATATGGCATGAGATGATAAAGAGAAGAATCCAACACGATGTTGTCTCCTATGGAAGTATCATATCTTGCTATTCAAAATCTTCTAAACTTTACAAGGTGCTCAGGATGTTTGATGAGATGAAGAAAAGGAAGATTACTCCAGATAGGAAGGTTTATAATGCTGTCATTTATGCCCTAGCAAAGGGCAGGCTTGTGAAAGAAGCTGTCAATCTCATTGGAACAATGGAAGGCAATGATGTTACTCCAGATGTTGTGACTTACAACTCCCTGATCAAGCCTCTTTGCAAAGCCCACAAAGTTGATGAAGCTAAACAACTTTTTGATGAGATGTTGAAACGGCACCTCTCCCCAACAATTCAAACTtttcatgctttcttccgtATATTGCGGACCAAGGAAGAAGTATTTGAGCTCTTGGACAAAATGAAAGAGCTGCGGTGCTACCCAACCATTGAGACTTATATAATGTTGATAAGAAAGTTTTGCCGCTGGTGCcagcttgatgatgtatttaaGATATGGGATGCAATGAGGGAAGATGAAATAAGCCATGATCGTAGTTCATATATAGTGCTGATTCATGGGCTGTTTCTAAACGGAAAGCTAGAGGAAGCACAAAGATATTAtgcagagatgcaagagaaaggCTTCCTACCTGAACCGAAGACAGAAGAAATGCTTCAAGCATGGGTTTCCGGGAAACAGGCTACAGAGGGTCAGGAGAAAGATTTAGAACCAAGTCAACTGGAAAATGATACTcttaaaaagaaagtaaaggGCATACCGAGTAAATTTGACAGGAAAAAAGCCTTTCTTCGTGAACCTGAGACCAGAAGAGTAACAAGAGAACGGGGTTTTTCTTTCTGGGAGCAGTAA
- the LOC100786073 gene encoding apyrase 2, which produces MLKRPGRQESLADKIYRFRGTLLVVAIPLLLITFVLYVMPSSTSNESVGDYALVNRKMSPEKKSVGSYAVIFDAGSSGSRVHVFHFDHNLDLVHIGKDLELFVQKKPGLSAFAKNPKQAAESLVSLLEEAESVVPRELRSKTPVRVGATAGLRALEGDASDRILQAVRDLLKDRSSLKSESDAVTVLDGTQEGAYQWVTINYLLGNLGKDYSKTVGVVDLGGGSVQMAYAISETDAAMAPKVVDGGDPYLKEMFLRGRKYYLYVHSYLHYGLLAARAEILKISDDAENPCVISGYDGSYNYGGKSFKASSGSSGASLNECKSVALRALKVNESTCTHMKCTFGGIWNGGGGDGQKNLFVASFFFDRAAEAGFADPNLPVAIVRPADFEDAAKQACQTKLENAKSTFPRVDEGNLPYLCMDLIYQYTLLVDGFGIYPWQEITLVKKVKYDDALVEAAWPLGSAIEAVSSA; this is translated from the exons ATGCTGAAGCGCCCCGGCCGCCAGGAGTCCCTCGCCGACAAGATCTACCGGTTTCGCGGGACACTGCTCGTCGTCGCGATCCCGCTCCTCCTCATCACATTCGTCCTCTACGTCATGCCGTCCAGCACCTCCAACGAGTCCGTCGGAGACTACGCCCTCGTTAACCGGAAAATGTCCCCCGAAAAGAAATCCGTCGGCTCCTACGCCGTCATCTTCGACGCCGGCAGCTCCGGCAGTCGCGTCCACGTCTTCCATTTCGATCACAACCTAGATCTCGTTCACATTGGCAAAGATCTCGAACTTTTTGTCCAG AAAAAACCAGGTTTGAGTGCGTTCGCTAAGAATCCGAAACAGGCAGCGGAATCTTTGGTTTCGCTTTTGGAGGAAGCGGAGAGTGTTGTTCCTCGTGAATTGCGATCCAAGACACCGGTTCGAGTTGGG GCAACTGCGGGTTTGAGGGCTTTGGAAGGGGATGCTTCGGATAGGATTTTGCAAGCG gTAAGGGATTTGCTTAAGGATAGGAGTAGCCTTAAATCTGAGAGTGATGCAGTTACGGTGCTGGATGGAACACAAGAAGGTGCTTATCAATGG GTTACTATCAACTATCTATTGGGAAACTTGGGAAAGGATTATTCAAAGACTGTTGGGGTTGTTGATCTTGGAGGTGGATCTGTTCAAATGGCTTATGCCATCTCAGAGACAGATGCTGCCATGGCTCCAAAAGTAGTAGATGGTGGGGATCCATATCTCAAGGAGATGTTCCTGAGGGGAAGGAAATACTATCTCTATGTTCACAG TTACTTGCACTATGGTTTACTAGCTGCTCGTGCAGAGATTTTAAAGATTTCTGATGATGCTGAAAACCCTTGTGTCATATCTGGCTATGATG gatCCTACAACTATGGAGGAAAGTCGTTTAAGGCTTCATCCGGCTCTTCTGGTGCAAGCTTAAATGAATGCAAAAGTGTTGCTCTTAGGGCTCTCAAAGTTAATGAGTCGACATGTACTCATATGAAGTGTACTTTTGGTGGGATATGGAATGGTGGAGGGGGGGATGGACAGAAGAACCTTTTTGTTGCCTCTTTCTTCTTTGACCGGGCTGCTGAg GCTGGTTTTGCTGATCCAAACTTGCCAGTCGCGATAGTTCGTCCTGCAGATTTTGAGGATGCAGCTAAGCAAGCATGCCAAACAAAACTTGAGAATGCCAAATCCACTTTTCCTCGTGTTGATGAGGGGAACCTTCCCTATCTTTGCATGGATCTTATATACCAGTATACACTACTCGTTGATGGGTTTG GTATATATCCATGGCAAGAGATTACATTGGTGAAGAAAGTTAAATACGACGATGCCCTGGTTGAGGCAGCATGGCCCCTAGGCAGCGCCATTGAAGCTGTGTCATCTGCGTAA